The Ciconia boyciana chromosome 2, ASM3463844v1, whole genome shotgun sequence genome has a segment encoding these proteins:
- the CCN3 gene encoding CCN family member 3, with translation MATGGGQGLPALLLLLLLRLCEVSGREPACPRPCGGRCPAEPPRCAPGVPAVLDGCSCCLVCARQRGESCSPLLPCDESSGLYCDRGPEDGGGAAGICMVLEGDNCVFDGMIYRNGETFQPSCKYQCTCRDGQIGCLPRCNLDLLLPGPDCPFPRKVEVPGECCEKWICDPKDEVVLGGFAMAAYRQEATLGIDVSDSSANCIEQTTEWSACSKSCGMGYSTRVTNRNQQCEMVKQTRLCLIRPCENEEPSDKKGKKCIRTKKSLKAVRFEYKNCTSVQTYKPRYCGLCNDGRCCTPHNTKTIQVEFRCPQGKVLKKPMMLINTCVCHNNCPQSNNAFFQPLDPTSSEAKI, from the exons ATGGCGacgggcggcgggcagggcctGCCcgccctgctgctcctcctcctcctccggctgTGCGAG GTGAGCGGCCGGGAGCCGGCGTGTCCCCGGCCCtgcggcgggcgctgcccggCCGAGCCGCCGCGCTGCGCCCCGGGGGTGCCCGCCGTGCTGGacggctgctcctgctgcctggtGTGCGCCCGGCAGCGCGGCGAGAGCTGCTCCCCGCTGCTGCCCTGCGACGAGAGCAGCGGCCTCTACTGCGACCGCGGCCCCGAggacggcggcggggccgccggcaTCTGCATGG TGCTGGAGGGAGACAACTGCGTGTTTGATGGGATGATTTATCGCAACGGGGAGACgttccagcccagctgcaagTACCAGTGCACCTGCCGAGACGGACAGATCGGCTGTCTGCCCCGCTGTAACCTGGAcctgctgctccccggccccgACTGTCCTTTCCCCAGAAAAGTCGAAGTACCTGGAGAGTGCTGTGAGAAGTGGATCTGTGACCCGAAAGATGAAGTGGTTTTGGGAGGTTTTGCTATGGCTG CCTACAGACAAGAGGCCACACTCGGGATCGATGTGTCGGATTCAAGTGCCAACTGTATTGAGCAGACAACCGAATGGAGTGCTTGTTCCAAAAGCTGTGGAATGGGCTATTCCACCCGTGTTACCAACAGAAATCAACAGTGTGAGATGGTGAAGCAGACACGGCTTTGCCTGATAAGACCTTGTGAAAATGAAGAGCCATCTGACAAG aaagggaagaaatgtatCCGAACAAAGAAGTCCCTGAAAGCTGTTCGCTTTGAATACAAGAACTGCACTAGTGTGCAGACATACAAACCTCGTTACTGTGGCCTCTGCAATGATGGGCGATGCTGTACCCCACACAACACCAAAACAATTCAAGTTGAGTTCCGCTGTCCTCAGGGCAAAGTCCTAAAAAAGCCAATGATGTTGATTAACACCTGTGTCTGTCATAATAACTGTCCTCAGAGTAACAATGCTTTCTTCCAGCCATTAGATCCGACGTCTAGTGaagcaaaaatatga